The Clupea harengus chromosome 5, Ch_v2.0.2, whole genome shotgun sequence genomic sequence ATGGGGGCTGTCTGGATCTGTAGGTGGGGAAGTGGATGTTAGTGACGAGACTGATGCCATGCACTGTGCCCTGTTCAAATGACTTGAAATGAGTTGGGCTGGTAACTGAACGTTGGCATtgccagcctgtgtgtgagatgctgcaCTAGGCCCTTGGGCGGGTGGGCATCCTGTGTGCCTGGCACTTAGTGCTGGATGGACAGTGCCCCGAATGCTTGCCCCCACCCTGTCCTCTACTGCTCACCTCTATTGTGTTTTGGTATCAATGACGGCACCATCAGTCAGCACCTTCTATCAGGAAATCGCTTCCTCTGTGCTTGATTGGTTGGGTAATATAGCAAACTGCGTGGTTACCATAGCAGCCTTTGCTGGCTTTTAGGTGAGCTGCATGGGTAGCTCCACTAAAAGAGATACCGTCCCACCTTTTATAATCACTGTCAGCTTGGAGATTTGCCAATctggcatttgtgtttgtggccTCATGTTCTGGGGCCCTCGAACCTCAAGCTAAGTGCTCAGTCTTTGGGTCAGATGCCCCTTAGAGCTGCAGCGGGTTGACTGACCACAGGTGGGCTCTTTCCTTTGCTGACATAAAATGCCCAAATATCCACACTGGTGGTGAGATGAGTTTCCTTCAGTATATAAGAAGCTCTGTGGGTGAATCTAAACAAGTACCTAGAAAGTGCTAGATAAGCGCGTCAGTTCATTTGTTCACTAAACAAGTGCCTAGAAGGTGCAATTTAAGTGCATCAATTAATTTGGTTGTTTACGCACTCATGTATTCACTACTCGGTAACagcaggtgagtgagtgtcagGGTGGAATTTCTCTGGGCCTTagacaacgtgtgtgtgtgtgtctagatggaTTGTGTGGGTACCTGCGTGGGCGAAAGACTCGGTCAGGAAGAGTATGCTCTTCATAAGACATTCATGTCGATTATAGACAAACCCTTTCTTCCTCAAAACCTTGTATTTGTCATTTTAAGGGGTTTTGAGTGCTGAGCAATGGAAAAACTAGCACTTGCTGTATACATATTTTCCTATACCTAGCAATGCCTAGTTCAGTATATATTTTGAAATGGGATGTTCTCCCACAGTCCACACCAGTCAAAGGTTTCCCCTAGCTCAGATCCAATGCCAAATCCATGACATGATGGGCTTCCTTGCCCATCTCCCATCAGCCATCACTGAGGCTCTGATCAGCTCTCATTTGTTATTAGAATGTGTTGTTTAGGGCTAAGAGATACCAGCCCCGGATATCAATTTATAGTATGTGTTCTTGTGCGGGCGTGTGGgggggtgtgcgtgtgagtcCAAGGGAGAGATGGATCTCCAAGCATGGGCGGTCTCATTTTGTATATGTTTGCACTTGtgcctgtctccagtgttcactGCCAAGAATGGCAGCATCCAGACCATTCCCTCTCTGCAGAAGAAACTCGTTGGAATAACAGAGTGCATTGTTGGTGAGTCGCACAACACACTATTCTGTTCATGCACAGGAAAAGCGGTTAAGTTCCTTGTGCTAATAATCATGGGCCCCAGACAATTTGCGTCTAATTTCACTGAAAATGCCTCTTTACCAGTAAATATGATGTAGTTCTATAGGCATTGTTCAAAACATTGTTAGCCTTTTAAGCAGTCATTTCTTGCAACCATTTGTAGGAGATCTTGCAGGATTAAAAGGAATGTGATTTGTATTGCATCAGATCAACATTCATAGAATGCACAGGAATCTTCTGATCTCTGCACAAGTGACCTGAAAGTAGAATATCTGTGTTTTACTGGACAGGGTTCTAATGAATACTTGATCGAACGAATCCTGAATTTTACCTGTTATTATAGAAGTGCAATCCAAATTATATGCTTTGGGGTTTTAGTTTCCATGTCttgacatgtgttctgtgttctgtgtgtaggtCTGCAGTATGTCTGGGAGTACAGGAGTCCGAGTAAGTCCGTGCCTCCCCACTACCAGTGTCGCCTGTGTAAGGTGCAGAAACTCCAGTTGGAGATATTGCCACACATCAAGGGATGGAAACACTCCTTCAGATACCTGGTGAGCACATGTAACACTAGCCAGTAAGAAAGTCAACCTCATTccccgacaccttaagagacatgctagcaacagacgctagcacccatgggttttagcctccttacTAGCACGACCACCTCCCGTGCCACAGGTTGCGAGTTTGAGTCTGGtgcaggactgtgcttgtctataCAGcgtaggaaacacacacaccactgttaaACATCACTGCTGTTACCCTCAgacaaaaatcacacacaaacaacataccTCCCCTGCGGTGGTCAACTAAAGCTGTTCTGTCACCCATCTTTAGAAGCAGCACCACCCTGGCAAACTGAcctgtgaggaagaggatgcCGTGAAGGACCTGGCACTGAGGAAGACTGTCAGGGACGTGgctagagaggtggagaggacagAAGGACAAGGCAAAATTAGGGTAATGCACCTACAatcgcacacatactcacacacacacacgtacacacgcatacccatacacacactcttaatttGAGTAATAAGAAGTTAatatctcttctctcccccccccccccctctctcactcactcagatcGTGCTAAAGGAGCCAAGTGAGGTGGCAGCCTTTCAGGGCATGAGTAAGTCTTATCTTACATATCAGCACAAacatacaagcatacacatCAGTGACTCAAAAGATTAAAATGTGTGGTTTTTGTCCAGATTCTGCCAAGGCCAAGCCTTTCATGGCCCCAGGAGTAGGAGgaccagcaggaggaggacCAGGAGTTGGCCCCCGACCGCCACCGCCTGGTGAGTCAACTGAGATTAGAGGGCCATTTTAGGTTAAAGTACAGCTTAGATTAGAGGACCATCTTGCATTATATTACAGCTTAAAAAATAGCAGTGTAGGCCAAGGCTGTCCCATTTACTGTTACACAGTGAACGAATGGGGATTGTCCACACTATTATGAGCTAATAAACTAAACTAGACACTGTACTAGAGAAATAAGTTTGGTTTGGTTAGGTTTGCTTTTTAGGTCAGGTGAGGTGGTAAAGGTCTTTTTTAGAGTCAGGTGAGGTGGTGAAGGCAAAGTTGATTCCACCAAGATCAACACTGTTAACAAGTCGTTTATTTTGTGAATTATGAATTTCAGCTTTTTTAATAATATACTTCATAGATCGTATATTACATATTTTAatagtttgtatttgtatattattCTCATATTATCTTTGCTCATTTCTTATCTTTGACTGTCTCTCAGGTTTGTATGGGTACAGTGAGTTCCCATCTGGTGGTGGCATGCCCGATTATGACATGCGTGACATGCATGATATGCACGATATGCACGATATGCGTGACATGCGCGACTTTCGAGACATGCGTGACCTCCCCATGAGCCCGCGGGGGTCGGAGATGGGCATGCGGCGCTACTCAGACGGCGGTCCTACGCGGCTGCCGTCTGACGGCTATGACATGGGGAGGCCCAGTGAGAGTCTCGGCGGGCCCTACATGGACGACTACCGAGGGAGCCAGAGCAGCGACCTCAGTGACCTCAGTGACCCCATGATGAGGGGCGGCATAAAGGAGGGAAACAGCGTCCCAGCCACTCTGCTGAAATAcctggtaaacacacacacacacacacacacagtgtagattCCAGTACCATACTAAATTAGTCTAGTAGGGGTATTATTTTCTGATCggcatatgcactcacacagatcTTGGTACCATACCTGAATACTCCAGCAGGGTGCGCTAAAGTAGACATGCTTAAGGCGTTTTCTTGTTTGGCCGTTTTATTATATCCTCTAAAACATATTTCTGTGGACCAGTCAgcagactggactggactgtacTGTACCATCTGTATGCATCTGTGATCTGTGTTCCTCTTAAGATTTCT encodes the following:
- the si:ch211-197h24.6 gene encoding uncharacterized protein si:ch211-197h24.6 isoform X1, yielding MITKMENAGNAPKKFKNASGVVVKKRQQRFSSDIVFTAKNGSIQTIPSLQKKLVGITECIVGLQYVWEYRSPSKSVPPHYQCRLCKVQKLQLEILPHIKGWKHSFRYLKQHHPGKLTCEEEDAVKDLALRKTVRDVAREVERTEGQGKIRIVLKEPSEVAAFQGMNSAKAKPFMAPGVGGPAGGGPGVGPRPPPPGLYGYSEFPSGGGMPDYDMRDMHDMHDMHDMRDMRDFRDMRDLPMSPRGSEMGMRRYSDGGPTRLPSDGYDMGRPSESLGGPYMDDYRGSQSSDLSDLSDPMMRGGIKEGNSVPATLLKYLDSFRIESESDAQIVLKVTQKLTDILMEYRLRSISPGKSTPPSLGPMSYTNNNDRYSGSMGGPSRYYN
- the si:ch211-197h24.6 gene encoding uncharacterized protein si:ch211-197h24.6 isoform X2; amino-acid sequence: MENAGNAPKKFKNASGVVVKKRQQRFSSDIVFTAKNGSIQTIPSLQKKLVGITECIVGLQYVWEYRSPSKSVPPHYQCRLCKVQKLQLEILPHIKGWKHSFRYLKQHHPGKLTCEEEDAVKDLALRKTVRDVAREVERTEGQGKIRIVLKEPSEVAAFQGMNSAKAKPFMAPGVGGPAGGGPGVGPRPPPPGLYGYSEFPSGGGMPDYDMRDMHDMHDMHDMRDMRDFRDMRDLPMSPRGSEMGMRRYSDGGPTRLPSDGYDMGRPSESLGGPYMDDYRGSQSSDLSDLSDPMMRGGIKEGNSVPATLLKYLDSFRIESESDAQIVLKVTQKLTDILMEYRLRSISPGKSTPPSLGPMSYTNNNDRYSGSMGGPSRYYN